A portion of the Musa acuminata AAA Group cultivar baxijiao chromosome BXJ1-1, Cavendish_Baxijiao_AAA, whole genome shotgun sequence genome contains these proteins:
- the LOC135673226 gene encoding cytochrome P450 71A1-like, producing the protein MSFHHFLVSHLDALPLSLLALVALSSIFLLFRARPKKPSHVPSPWRLPLIGNLHQLGSLPHRSLRSLSQKHGPVMLLWFGRVPTVVVSSAAAAQEVMKTHDLAFASRPDSSLSDRLFYGSQDVGFCKYGELWRQVRRVCVLHLLSLRRVHSFRPIREEEVALLVGRIRAASSRVNISEMIVSLTSDIICRVAFGRKHVEEEGGGSGVRALFSELITVLGSFPLRDFVPLLGWIDRLNGLDARVRKTAIKFDAFIETILEEHERKTHTNHARDDSSTMDFSDILLASEAVDGIALSRDCIKAIILDMITGGIDTTYTTIEWAMAELVKHPRKMERAQEEIRKIVGSGGELREEMVEGMEYLRAAIKETLRLHPALPLLVPRESMEDARLQGYLIPKGTRVVINAWAIGRDPVSWGKPEEFWPERFVGNSIDFKGQDFQLIPFGAGRRGCPGVAFAMATTELALANLLYHFDWQLPDGMAGEEMDMSEASGIAVHKKSSLILVAKPPNLEKMISRLVVHG; encoded by the exons ATGTCGTTCCACCACTTCCTCGTCTCACACCTCGACGccctccctctctccctcctcGCCCTCGTCGCCCTCTCCTCCATCTTTCTCTTGTTCCGGGCACGACCCAAGAAGCCCAGCCATGTCCCCTCCCCATGGCGGCTTCCTCTCATCGGCAACCTCCACCAACTCGGCTCCCTCCCTCACCGCTCCCTGAGGTCGCTGTCTCAGAAACATGGCCCCGTGATGCTCCTCTGGTTCGGCCGAGTCCCTACCGTCGTGGTCTCCTCCGCTGCGGCCGCGCAGGAGGTGATGAAGACCCACGACCTGGCCTTCGCCAGCCGCCCCGACTCGAGCTTGAGCGACAGGCTCTTCTACGGTTCCCAGGACGTCGGCTTCTGCAAGTACGGCGAGTTATGGCGGCAGGTGAGACGCGTATGCGTCCTCCACCTTCTCAGCCTCAGGCGGGTACACTCATTTCGCCCGATTCGAGAAGAGGAGGTGGCCCTTCTCGTGGGAAGAATTCGTGCCGCCTCCAGCCGGGTGAACATTAGCGAGATGATCGTCTCCCTCACCAGTGACATAATCTGCAGAGTTGCGTTCGGGAGGAAGCACGTCGAGGAGGAGGGTGGCGGAAGCGGAGTCCGTGCCTTGTTCTCGGAGTTAATCACGGTACTGGGGTCGTTCCCGCTGCGGGATTTCGTGCCATTATTGGGTTGGATCGACCGGTTGAACGGGTTGGACGCCAGGGTGAGGAAGACGGCAATCAAATTCGACGCCTTCATCGAGACGATCTTAGAGGAGCACGAGCGTAAGACGCACACCAACCATGCTCGCGACGACAGCAGCACTATGGATTTCTCGGACATCTTGCTCGCCTCGGAAGCTGTCGACGGTATTGCACTCAGCAGAGACTGCATCAAGGCCATCATTTTG GATATGATTACTGGAGGGATCGACACGACGTACACGACAATCGAATGGGCGATGGCGGAGCTCGTCAAGCACCCAAGAAAGATGGAGAGAGCACAAGAGGAGATCAGAAAGATTGTTGGATCGGGAGGGGAACTGAGAGAGGAGATGGTGGAAGGGATGGAGTACTTGAGGGCAGCAATCAAGGAGACGCTTCGATTGCACCCTGCTCTTCCTCTGCTGGTGCCACGAGAGTCCATGGAAGACGCCCGACTGCAGGGCTACCTCATTCCCAAAGGCACGAGGGTGGTGATCAACGCCTGGGCAATCGGAAGGGATCCGGTTTCGTGGGGGAAGCCGGAGGAGTTCTGGCCCGAGAGATTCGTGGGCAACAGCATCGACTTCAAGGGGCAGGACTTCCAGTTGATACCGTTCGGGGCAGGCCGGAGAGGTTGTCCCGGGGTCGCTTTCGCCATGGCCACCACCGAGCTTGCGCTCGCGAACTTGTTGTACCATTTCGACTGGCAGCTGCCGGACGGGATGGCTGGGGAGGAGATGGACATGAGCGAAGCGTCCGGGATTGCGGTGCACAAGAAATCGAGCTTGATCCTGGTGGCGAAGCCTCCAAACTT
- the LOC135673262 gene encoding transcription factor bHLH30-like — protein sequence MLALRRKSYIRIGGSHRFGSSRMENCGEGHEFQAYQEEDHNTVAAAAAAATANNNSISNIQSGGGSATFMFPAQVAMGDGAGDAAASGLLPWPLPLLNNLHPTHFPSSGQIRDQDRFFPSLPPLPPLPPPPPPAFYHDLHARRASAALQLAYDGSGLGSSSSDPLGLAGLYLGPEALIRGRGMMSSSPFGALHAELCKMTPQEIMDAKALAASKSHSEAERRRRERINAHLARLRSLLPSTTKTDKASLLAEVIQHVKELKRQTLEIAEESPLPTETDELTVDATNDEDGKFLVSATLCCDDRPDLLPDLIKALKALKLRTLKAEITTLGGRIKSMLLITGEDGSDHLQQEQSIASIQDALKAVMDRTSSADEASTAGGIKRQRTTNLSSILEHRSI from the exons ATGCTAGCGCTGCGTCGTAAGAGCTATATACGCATAGGGGGAAGTCACAGGTTTGGGAGTTCAAGAATGGAGAACTGCGGAGAAGGCCATGAATTCCAAGCCTACCAAGAAGAAGACCACAacaccgtcgccgccgccgccgccgccgccaccgccaacAACAATAGCATTAGCAACATCCAAAGTGGTGGGGGGTCTGCAACGTTTATGTTCCCGGCCCAGGTCGCCATGGGTGATGGCGCTGGCGATGCTGCTGCTTCTGGTCTCCTGCCTTGGCCACTTCCCCTCCTGAACAATTTACATCCGACTCACTTCCCGAGCTCGGGGCAAATTCGCGATCAAGAccgcttcttcccttctcttccaccGCTTCCTCCTCTGCCACCGCCGCCCCCGCCCGCCTTCTACCACGACCTGCATGCCCGTCGGGCTTCAGCCGCACTGCAGCTCGCTTACGATGGTAGCGGCCTCGGTTCGTCGTCGTCGGACCCCTTGGGACTGGCGGGGCTTTACTTGGGACCCGAAGCATTAATTCGCGGCCGAGGGATGATGTCGTCCTCCCCCTTCGGAGCTCTTCATGCCGAGCTGTGCAAGATGACACCGCAGGAAATCATGGACGCGAAGGCGCTAGCCGCGTCAAAAAGCCATAGCGAAGCCGAGCGGCGACGCCGCGAGCGCATCAACGCCCATCTCGCAAGACTGCGCAGCTTGCTTCCCAGCACCACCAAA ACGGACAAGGCGTCATTGCTAGCAGAGGTGATTCAACACGTCAAAGAACTGAAGCGCCAGACGCTGGAGATCGCGGAAGAGAGCCCACTTCCCACGGAGACCGACGAGCTCACCGTCGATGCCACCAACGATGAGGACGGCAAGTTTTTGGTCTCGGCTACGCTGTGCTGTGATGACCGACCGGACCTCCTTCCGGACCTCATCAAAGCCCTCAAGGCCTTAAAACTACGAACACTCAAGGCCGAGATCACCACCCTCGGCGGCCGCATCAAGAGCATGCTCCTCATCACCGGAGAGGATGGTTCTGACCACCTGCAACAGGAGCAATCCATCGCGTCCATCCAAGATGCGCTCAAGGCCGTCATGGATCGGACATCGTCAGCCGATGAGGCATCCACCGCCGGTGGCATCAAGCGGCAGCGCACCACCAACTTGTCTAGCATACTCGAACACAGGTCCATTTAA
- the LOC103991814 gene encoding translocon at the outer membrane of chloroplasts 64: protein MPSPYGPSSNLWVLLGLGVASIFIMTRRMRQRALKEDFGAFVERLQLLPPPPPAPPKAPHPLSGLTFAVADIFDIEGYVTGFGNLDWARTHESAARTAPIILALVDGGATCIGKTIIDELAYGMSGENKHYDTPTNPTVPERVPGGCSSGSSVAVASGLAEFSLGVDTIGGVRIPGAYCGILAFRPSYAAVSTLGFVPVSPSLDTIGFFSKDPNVLRRVAYLLIQAPYSGLRQPRNIFIADDCFELLKIPTSRVTRVLINSVEKLFGKKLLKHLNLGDYLSSKLPSLKQLQNGKKNGDSKSTLLSLAKAMQSLFNHEFRNNHEEWISSTKPALDPFISAQINRLADDSLALDCCQSAREESRLALNALLKDEGILVLPTVLGLPPKLNAKELSSEDYLNHTFCLSAIASMSGCCQVTIPLGLFEKCPVSVSFIARHGGDHLLLDTIQTMYAILQEQADIASKSNFSKSSITNEESAEIAKEKGNVAYKDKQWQKAISLYTEAIKLNGKNATYYSNRAAAYLELGSYLQAEADCSSAINLDKKNVKAYLRRGTAREMLGYYKEAIEDFKYALVLEPTNKTANLASNRLKQLFQ, encoded by the exons atGCCTTCCCCTTACGGGCCATCATCCAACCTATGGGTCCTTCTCGGGCTGGGCGTCGCCAGCATATTCATCATGACGCGGCGGATGCGGCAGCGGGCTTTGAAGGAGGATTTCGGCGCCTTCGTTGAGCGCCTACAGCTCctaccgccaccgccgccggcgCCCCCGAAAGCCCCCCACCCCTTGAGTGGCCTCACCTTCGCCGTCGCCGACAT ATTTGATATCGAGGGATATGTCACTGGGTTTGGAAACCTGGACTGGGCTAGGACTCATGAATCTGCAGCAAGAACAGCACCGATAATTTTGGCTCTTGTAGATGGTGGTGCCACTTGTATTGGAAAAACTATCATTGATGAGTTGGCATATGG CATGAGTGGCGAAAACAAACATTATGATACGCCTACAAACCCTACAGTTCCTGAGCGAGTGCCTGGAGGATGTTCAAGTGGATCATCTGTAGCTGTTGctagtggtttggcagagttttcctTGG GCGTTGATACAATTGGTGGAGTGAGAATACCTGGGGCTTACTGTGGCATCTTAGCTTTCCGGCCTTCTTATGCAGCTGTGTCTACTTTGGGCTTTGTTCCTGTTTCCCCAAGTCTTGACACAATTG GTTTCTTCTCGAAGGACCCTAATGTCTTGCGTCGTGTAGCTTATTTATTAATCCAGGCTCCATATTCTGGTCTGCGCCAGCCTAGAAATATATTTATTGCAGATGACTGTTTTGAACTGTTGAAGATACCAACAAGCAGGGTGACTCGGGTGCTGATCAATTCTGTAGAGAAGCTATTTGGAA AGAAACTTCTAAAGCATCTAAACCTTGGAGATTATTTATCTTCAAAACTTCCTAGCTTGAAGCAACTTCAAAATGGAAAAAAGAATGGTGACTCAAAGAGTACACTGTTGTCACTTGCAAAGGCTATGCAATCACTATTCAA CCATGAGTTTAGAAATAATCATGAGGAGTGGATCAGCTCCACTAAGCCTGCCCTTGATCCATTTATATCAGCTCAAATTAATAGATTGGCAGATGATAGTCTTGCACTTGATTGCTGTCAGTCTGCAAGAGAAGAATCACGCTTAGCCCTCAATGCTCTTCTAAAG GACGAAGGAATACTTGTTCTTCCTACTGTCTTAGGACTTCCTCCGAAGCTTAATGCAAAGGAGCTGTCATCCGAGGACTATCTAAACCATACATTTTGTTTATCTGCTATTGCTAGCATGTCAGGCTGTTGTCAG GTCACAATACCCTTAGGATTGTTTGAAAAATGTCCAGTCTCAGTTTCCTTTATTGCCAGGCATGGAGGTGATCACCTTTTGCTGGATACTATTCAGACGATGTATGCCATTCTTCAAGAACAAGCTGACATAGCATCCAAGTCCAACTTCTCAAAAAGCAGCATTACGAATGAAGAATCTGCAGAAATTGCTAAAGAAAAA GGTAATGTTGCTTACAAGGATAAACAGTGGCAAAAAGCTATAAGTTTGTACACAGAAGCAATCAAACTAAATGGGAAAAATGCAACATACTACAGTAATAGGGCCGCTGCATATCTGGAACTGGGAAG TTACCTTCAAGCTGAAGCTGATTGCAGCTCTGCTATTAACCTTGACAAAAAG AATGTTAAAGCATATCTGCGAAGAGGTACAGCAAGGGAGATGTTGGGCTATTACAAAGAGGCAATTGAAG ATTTCAAGTATGCCCTTGTTCTGGAACCGACAAACAAAACAGCAAACCTCGCCAGCAATAGGCTAAAGCAGCTATTTCAATAA
- the LOC135673237 gene encoding DELLA protein DWARF8-like yields MKREHQETGAGGGSGYHVATAADMAGAKGKMTAASSMGMEDDDCGVDELLAALGYKVRSSDMADVAQKLEQLEMAMASTAAAASDDASVLPQIASDTVHYDPSHLAAWLDSMLSELNAPPPPLPPPPPVAAAVHHHHHQRFDVSTASAVSEPPAITTVAPLRPSDAYGFKPVPPPAAASGGRVVYGLDPQSEMIVSPRDQKRKRTCSPSSSSSWGAEAGRARGSRTEGASSAKPAAALPVVVVDTQETGIRLVHALMACAEAVQQENLKAADALVKHISVLAASQDGPMRKVAGYFAEAIARRIYRRRPLSQVDRALDSPALEDLLHLHFYESCPYLKFAHFTANQAILEAFSGCRRVHVIDFGMRQGLQWPALLQALALRPGGPPSLRLTGIGPPQSDHSDALQQVGWKLDMLAKTIGVDFRYRGFVASSLADLESRMLLEREGSEGDRDDEGEEEAVAVNSVMELHRLLARTGALEKVLRMVLAVRPRIVTVVEEEANHNGGTFLDRFTEALHYYSSMFDSLEGGGGQAAEAGEEEQQQKHRAMAEAYLGRQICNVVACEGAERTERHETLGQWRVRMARAGFEPAHLGSNAFKQASMLLALYAGGDGFRVEETDGCLTLGWHTRPLIATSAWRVSAASAH; encoded by the coding sequence ATGAAACGAGAGCATCAAGAGACTGGGGCAGGAGGTGGTAGCGGTTACCATGTGGCGACGGCGGCGGACATGGCGGGCGCGAAGGGGAAGATGACGGCGGCGTCATCGATGGGGATGGAGGACGACGACTGCGGCGTAGACGAGCTGCTGGCGGCGCTCGGCTACAAGGTGCGGTCGTCGGACATGGCGGACGTCGCCCAGAAGCTGGAGCAGCTGGAGATGGCGATGGCCAGCACCGCCGCGGCCGCAAGCGACGATGCCTCGGTCCTCCCCCAGATTGCCTCCGACACCGTCCACTACGACCCCTCGCACTTGGCCGCCTGGCTCGACAGCATGCTCTCCGAGCTTAATGCGCCGCCTCCCCCGCTTCCCCCTCCACCGCCGGTCGCCGCCGccgtccaccaccaccaccatcagaggTTTGATGTCTCCACCGCCTCTGCCGTCTCTGAGCCACCTGCCATCACCACCGTTGCTCCACTGCGCCCATCGGACGCCTACGGCTTCAAACCCGTTCCTCCACCGGCTGCCGCCTCCGGTGGCCGCGTTGTCTATGGCTTAGATCCCCAATCTGAGATGATCGTGTCACCGAGAGATCAGAAACGGAAGAGGACTTGCTCTCCTTCCTCGTCATCTTCCTGGGGCGCAGAGGCTGGAAGAGCGAGGGGATCGAGGACGGAAGGGGCGTCGTCCGCGAAGCCGGCAGCAGCGCTTCCAGTGGTGGTTGTGGACACGCAGGAGACGGGGATCCGCCTGGTTCACGCCCTGATGGCGTGCGCCGAGGCGGTGCAGCAGGAGAACCTCAAGGCGGCGGACGCTCTGGTGAAGCATATCTCGGTGCTGGCCGCCTCTCAGGACGGCCCGATGCGGAAAGTGGCCGGGTATTTCGCTGAAGCCATCGCCCGTCGGATCTACCGTCGCCGTCCTCTCTCCCAGGTCGACCGCGCCCTCGATTCCCCTGCCTTGGAGGATCTCCTTCACCTACACTTCTACGAGAGCTGCCCGTACCTCAAGTTCGCCCACTTCACCGCGAACCAAGCCATTCTTGAGGCCTTCTCGGGCTGCCGTCGCGTGCACGTCATCGACTTCGGGATGAGGCAGGGGTTGCAGTGGCCAGCGCTGCTCCAAGCGCTCGCCCTCCGCCCGGGGGGGCCGCCGTCGCTCCGCCTCACTGGCATCGGCCCGCCGCAATCGGACCACTCGGACGCCCTGCAGCAGGTGGGCTGGAAGCTCGACATGCTCGCCAAGACCATCGGCGTGGACTTCCGCTACCGCGGCTTCGTGGCCTCCAGCCTTGCGGACCTCGAGTCTCGGATGCTGCTCGAACGGGAGGGTAGTGAAGGCGATCGTGATGATGAGGGGGAGGAAGAGGCGGTCGCGGTGAACTCGGTGATGGAGCTGCACCGGCTGCTGGCTCGGACGGGGGCGTTGGAGAAGGTGCTCAGGATGGTGCTGGCGGTGCGGCCGCGGATCGTgacggtggtggaggaggaggcgaaCCACAACGGGGGCACGTTCCTGGATCGGTTCACGGAGGCGCTGCACTATTACTCGAGCATGTTCGACTCGCTGGAAGGCGGCGGGGGGCAGGCGGCGGAGGCGGgcgaggaggagcagcagcagaaGCACCGGGCGATGGCGGAGGCCTACCTGGGGCGGCAGATCTGCAACGTGGTGGCGTGCGAGGGGGCGGAACGGACAGAGCGGCACGAGACGCTGGGGCAGTGGCGGGTGCGGATGGCCCGCGCCGGGTTTGAGCCCGCCCACCTCGGCTCCAACGCATTCAAGCAGGCCAGCATGCTCCTCGCCCTTTACGCCGGCGGCGACGGATTTCGAGTGGAGGAGACGGACGGCTGCCTCACCCTCGGCTGGCACACCCGCCCCCTCATTGCCACCTCCGCCTGGCGAGTCTCCGCCGCCTCCGCCCACTGA
- the LOC135673269 gene encoding uncharacterized protein LOC135673269, with translation MTTPNNRTNGDNHHRPNSPPDPRRRRHYLGPPISTSSSSAASFKGCCCCLFLLLIFLAFLAVAVALVVVLVLKPKKPQFDLQQVAVQYLLVAPAVGGGAPPAAAYLSLNITLMFIANNPNKVGIRYDAAALDVMYRGVPLGVATVPGFEQPAHSRRLVQTRVVVDHFNVLQSDALDLVRDALLNDRVDLRLTGDVSAKILVLGVSTPRVQVSVDCAIVISPRRQSLTYKQCGVDGLNF, from the exons ATGACAACCCCAAACAACCGCACTAACGGCGACAACCACCACCGGCCTAACTCTCCGCCTGACCCTCGTCGGCGACGCCATTACTTGGGCCCGCCCATCtctacctcctcctcctcggccgccTCCTTCaagggctgctgctgctgcctgttcctcctcctcatcttcctcgcctttctcgccgtcgccgtcgccctcgtcgtcgtcctcgtccTCAAGCCCAAGAAGCCCCAGTTCGACCTCCAGCAGGTGGCCGTGCAGTACCTCCTGGTCGCCCCGGCCGTCGGGGGAGGGGCTCCGCCGGCCGCGGCGTACCTGTCGCTCAACATCACCCTGATGTTCATTGCGAACAACCCGAACAAGGTGGGGATCCGCTACGACGCGGCGGCGCTGGACGTGATGTACCGCGGGGTGCCGTTGGGTGTGGCGACGGTGCCGGGGTTCGAGCAACCGGCCCACAGCCGTCGCCTGGTCCAGACCCGCGTCGTCGTCGACCACTTCAACGTGCTCCAGTCCGACGCCCTCGACCTCGTTCGCGACGCCCTTCTCAACGACCGCGTCGACCTCCGCCTCACGGGCGACGTCTCCGCGAAGATCCTCGTCCTCGGCGTCTCCACCCCTAGGGTTCAG GTATCGGTGGATTGTGCGATCGTGATCAGCCCCAGGAGGCAATCGCTCACTTACAAGCAATGTGGAGTCGACGGATTAAATTTCTGA
- the LOC135673249 gene encoding uncharacterized protein LOC135673249 isoform X1: protein MASGAVEKTAEDLRKEIQELHRQQREITERLRDPRGIRRGGLAPRGARLAAAAAGPLNRGIVRPADESEDQPPPKRRLSSAVVKLEDGEVKEDVGAAKDAKEEDPLAEASAAASGERNEQKTSYSQSNGGGFRRDGNLRMRKTDIDMSLPEPTPREPKLIQDASLMKRNKRMLGQLLGTLEKFREEDEKLSSTDAYMRRSDSLRRAEEKVREESERLRQQEREQIAEKRKRDLTLRARVAAKAQEKKLELLFLSWSEHHKKLSNFLRTKAEPPIYYMPAKPLVDDPALVEQQREQVFLEWKTTRRAELSEYQRLMEEQYLSNVEQQLERWHNARNARKADNLVNLQETMDRELETHKLEHGPKTRRIPGGNDDEEDVEDIAAEDELMDEVLEVHERIDGDTPKPSDIGNGS, encoded by the exons ATGGCGAGCGGCGCGGTCGAGAAGACGGCGGAGGATCTACGCAAGGAGATCCAAGAACTACATCGCCAGCAGCGGGAG ATCACCGAGCGGCTTCGAGATCCCAGAGGCATCCGCCGTGGCGGCCTCGCTCCCAGGGGAGCCCGCCTcgcagccgccgccgccggaCCCCTAAACCGTGGAATAGTTCGACCG GCGGATGAATCCGAGGACCAGCCACCGCCCAAGAGACGGCTCTCTTCAGCGGTAGTCAAA TTGGAGGATGGGGAGGTCAAAGAGGATGTGGGTGCTGCGAAGGATGCCAAGGAGGAGGATCCTCTGGCAGAGGCGAGTGCTGCTGCGAGTGGGGAGAGGAACGAGCAGAAGACATCATATTCACAGAGCAATGGCGGTGGGTTTAGAAGGGATGGGAATTTGAGAATGCGAAAGACA GATATTGACATGTCACTGCCAGAGCCGACGCCAAGAGAGCCCAAATTAATTCAGGATGCTAGCTTGATGAAGAGGAATAAAAGAATGCTAGGCCAGCTATTGGGGACATTGGAG AAATTTCGTGAAGAGGATGAGAAATTATCATCGACGGATGCATACATGCGTAGGTCAGACTCATTGAGAAGG GCAGAAGAGAAGGTTCGAGAAGAAAGTGAGAGACTGCGGCAACAAGAGCGGGAACAAATTGCAGAGAAACGGAAACGTGACCTA ACTCTTAGAGCTCGTGTTGCTGCTAAGGCACAAGAGAAGAAGTTGGAGTTGCTATTTCTGTCCTGGTCGGAGCATCATAAGAAGCTTTCAAATTTTTTAAG GACCAAGGCAGAACCTCCAATATACTACATGCCAGCCAAGCCTCTGGTAGATGATCCTGCACTTGTTGAGCAGCAAAGAGAACAG GTTTTTCTTGAATGGAAGACCACAAGAAGGGCTGAGCTGTCAGAGTACCAGAGGCTCATGGAGGAGCAATATCTTTCGAATGTCGAGCAGCAGCTTGAGAGGTGGCATAACGCCAGGAACGCCAGGAAAGCCGACAACTTGGTGAATCTACAGGAGACAATGGACAGGGAACTGGAGACACACAAGCTGGAGCATGGACCCAAGACAAGGAGGATACCTGGAGGCAATGACGACGAAGAGGATGTGGAGGATATAGCCGCTGAAGATGAGTTAATGGATGAAGTCCTCGAGGTCCATGAGAGGATCGATGGTGATACACCAAAGCCGTCTGATATTGGTAACGGCAGTTGA
- the LOC135673249 gene encoding uncharacterized protein LOC135673249 isoform X2 produces MASGAVEKTAEDLRKEIQELHRQQREITERLRDPRGIRRGGLAPRGARLAAAAAGPLNRGIVRPADESEDQPPPKRRLSSAVVKDGEVKEDVGAAKDAKEEDPLAEASAAASGERNEQKTSYSQSNGGGFRRDGNLRMRKTDIDMSLPEPTPREPKLIQDASLMKRNKRMLGQLLGTLEKFREEDEKLSSTDAYMRRSDSLRRAEEKVREESERLRQQEREQIAEKRKRDLTLRARVAAKAQEKKLELLFLSWSEHHKKLSNFLRTKAEPPIYYMPAKPLVDDPALVEQQREQVFLEWKTTRRAELSEYQRLMEEQYLSNVEQQLERWHNARNARKADNLVNLQETMDRELETHKLEHGPKTRRIPGGNDDEEDVEDIAAEDELMDEVLEVHERIDGDTPKPSDIGNGS; encoded by the exons ATGGCGAGCGGCGCGGTCGAGAAGACGGCGGAGGATCTACGCAAGGAGATCCAAGAACTACATCGCCAGCAGCGGGAG ATCACCGAGCGGCTTCGAGATCCCAGAGGCATCCGCCGTGGCGGCCTCGCTCCCAGGGGAGCCCGCCTcgcagccgccgccgccggaCCCCTAAACCGTGGAATAGTTCGACCG GCGGATGAATCCGAGGACCAGCCACCGCCCAAGAGACGGCTCTCTTCAGCGGTAGTCAAA GATGGGGAGGTCAAAGAGGATGTGGGTGCTGCGAAGGATGCCAAGGAGGAGGATCCTCTGGCAGAGGCGAGTGCTGCTGCGAGTGGGGAGAGGAACGAGCAGAAGACATCATATTCACAGAGCAATGGCGGTGGGTTTAGAAGGGATGGGAATTTGAGAATGCGAAAGACA GATATTGACATGTCACTGCCAGAGCCGACGCCAAGAGAGCCCAAATTAATTCAGGATGCTAGCTTGATGAAGAGGAATAAAAGAATGCTAGGCCAGCTATTGGGGACATTGGAG AAATTTCGTGAAGAGGATGAGAAATTATCATCGACGGATGCATACATGCGTAGGTCAGACTCATTGAGAAGG GCAGAAGAGAAGGTTCGAGAAGAAAGTGAGAGACTGCGGCAACAAGAGCGGGAACAAATTGCAGAGAAACGGAAACGTGACCTA ACTCTTAGAGCTCGTGTTGCTGCTAAGGCACAAGAGAAGAAGTTGGAGTTGCTATTTCTGTCCTGGTCGGAGCATCATAAGAAGCTTTCAAATTTTTTAAG GACCAAGGCAGAACCTCCAATATACTACATGCCAGCCAAGCCTCTGGTAGATGATCCTGCACTTGTTGAGCAGCAAAGAGAACAG GTTTTTCTTGAATGGAAGACCACAAGAAGGGCTGAGCTGTCAGAGTACCAGAGGCTCATGGAGGAGCAATATCTTTCGAATGTCGAGCAGCAGCTTGAGAGGTGGCATAACGCCAGGAACGCCAGGAAAGCCGACAACTTGGTGAATCTACAGGAGACAATGGACAGGGAACTGGAGACACACAAGCTGGAGCATGGACCCAAGACAAGGAGGATACCTGGAGGCAATGACGACGAAGAGGATGTGGAGGATATAGCCGCTGAAGATGAGTTAATGGATGAAGTCCTCGAGGTCCATGAGAGGATCGATGGTGATACACCAAAGCCGTCTGATATTGGTAACGGCAGTTGA
- the LOC135673278 gene encoding uncharacterized protein LOC135673278 — translation MVGHAHRIPLEVVTSMLEMADLAWVALEHRRGGRAGDAKDDEAAQLRAENLRLRAILADNLAILQTIYDSPTLSSDCPPDLHSRLLAAVENSSFLGELELLRKGSKDIPNCGTPAAETEGAELNGVEVPIKIDDGEPSWWVWITHEITPDCLEEVSRIDNENYVIISEENVVDGISNFIARCILEHPESKILSPEELQKAVVRAMDNTKDKRKWKHIWEAGKVIYTLSTWGIALAGLYRQRALLKAAARGVSASANFVLKAL, via the exons ATGGTGGGGCACGCGCATAGGATCCCGCTCGAGGTGGTGACATCGATGCTCGAGATGGCGGACTTGGCCTGGGTTGCTCTTGAGCACCGGCGCGGGGGCAGAGCCGGGGACGCCAAGGATGATGAGGCCGCACAGCTCCGGGCCGAGAACCTCCGTCTGAGAGCCATACTCGCCGACAATCTTGCGATCCTGCAAACCATCTATGATTCGCCGACTCTCTCCAGCGATTGCCCTCCCGAT TTGCATTCCCGCCTTTTAGCTGCAGTTGAGAACTCGAGCTTTCTGGGAGAACTTGAATTGCTTCGTAAAGGGTCAAAAGACATTCCGAATTGTGGAACCCCAGCAGCCGAAACGGAAG GTGCCGAGCTGAATGGTGTGGAAGTTCCAATCAAGATTGATGATGGGGAACCTAGTTGGTGGGTTTGGATAACGCATGAAATCACTCCAGATTGTTTGGAAGAAGTCAGCAGGATTGACAATGAAAATTATGTTATCATTAGTGAAGAAAATGTAGTTGATGGAATTTCAAACTTCATTGCAAGGTGCATTTTGGAACACCCAGAATCTAAG ATATTGTCCCCAGAAGAGCTGCAAAAAG CTGTGGTAAGGGCCATGGATAACACGAAAGATAAGAGGAAATGGAAGCACATTTGGGAGGCTGGGAAAGTCATTTATACCTTGTCGACCTGGGGTATTGCTTTAGCAGG GTTATACAGGCAAAGGGCTCTCCTGAAAGCTGCAGCAAGGGGGGTCAGCGCATCCGCCAACTTTGTTCTCAAGGCCCTCTAG